The Pelagibacterium halotolerans B2 genome has a segment encoding these proteins:
- a CDS encoding succinate dehydrogenase assembly factor 2 has translation MTDPQSIEMRRKRALYRAQHRGTQEMDILIGGFVADHLDTLDAEMLDRLEALMDHEETDLQAWLMGQSAIPDNTDRDLIDTIRNHKISQN, from the coding sequence ATGACCGACCCCCAAAGCATCGAAATGCGCCGCAAGCGCGCGCTCTATCGCGCCCAGCACCGGGGCACCCAGGAAATGGATATCCTGATCGGCGGATTCGTCGCCGATCACCTCGATACGCTCGACGCCGAAATGCTCGACCGGCTCGAAGCTCTGATGGACCATGAGGAAACCGATCTCCAGGCCTGGCTCATGGGGCAGAGCGCAATTCCCGATAACACCGATCGCGATCTGATCGACACGATCCGCAACCACAAGATTTCACAGAACTAG